A part of Burkholderiales bacterium genomic DNA contains:
- a CDS encoding sigma-E factor negative regulatory protein, with product MTADISALMDGELEGEETARVLALLRQDEKLSETWATYHLVRDALRRSGPLSLDVTRAVARRLAEEPTVLAPRPQPREWRFSPWALAASLAAVGFVGLFAWQLARVEENVVATPRIELAQGASAPLVVVSPPPAATKEKAEEPAKKLPLEAEPYLLAHQEFSPSYAMVGMPAYVRVVAEDTGQ from the coding sequence ATGACTGCAGATATTTCCGCCCTCATGGATGGGGAACTGGAAGGGGAGGAGACCGCCCGTGTCCTTGCCCTCCTCCGTCAGGATGAAAAGCTTTCGGAAACCTGGGCGACCTATCATCTGGTCCGGGATGCGCTGCGTCGCAGTGGTCCCCTGTCGCTGGACGTGACCCGGGCCGTGGCCCGCCGTCTGGCGGAGGAACCGACGGTGCTCGCGCCTCGCCCGCAGCCCCGCGAGTGGCGTTTTTCGCCGTGGGCGCTGGCTGCCTCTCTGGCTGCCGTGGGCTTCGTCGGCCTGTTTGCCTGGCAGCTTGCCCGCGTCGAGGAAAACGTCGTCGCAACCCCCCGGATCGAGCTCGCGCAAGGCGCCAGCGCCCCCCTTGTCGTGGTTTCCCCTCCGCCTGCCGCCACGAAGGAGAAGGCAGAGGAGCCGGCGAAAAAGCTGCCCCTGGAGGCGGAGCCTTATCTCCTCGCCCATCAGGAGTTTTCGCCCAGCTACGCGATGGTGGGCATGCCCGCCTACGTCCGCGTGGTGGCCGAGGACACGGGCCAATGA